The Patescibacteria group bacterium genome window below encodes:
- a CDS encoding bifunctional oligoribonuclease/PAP phosphatase NrnA, whose translation MNNSQDIKLDLFLYQRAFELLLKAKNVLLVTHLNPDGDALGSLCFTIGLLKDKGIKYTAYCAGPLPDHFSFLPYFSEIITDKSLLKLANYDLIVSLDCGSVKRTNLLEEINARLDGQFFMEIDHHTSEEGLSDFVLRDPLAASTTEILEQIIKAAGYVPSPPLARCLLTGLVTDTGGFIYPATSRQTMFAASQMLSRGANVFKIMDNTWRTKSLPDLRLWGLALARLSVNPLYNLAFTVITEEDMKETGADHEAISGLAGFITSSPEFAAVLVLHEEDGFVRGSLRTTRDDVDVSALAKLFGGGGHTKASGFSIAGRLKLTPKGWTLEK comes from the coding sequence ATGAATAATTCGCAAGATATTAAGCTTGATCTTTTTTTATATCAACGAGCCTTTGAACTTCTTCTTAAGGCTAAAAATGTCTTATTGGTTACTCACCTTAATCCGGATGGTGATGCTTTGGGTTCTTTATGTTTTACTATTGGTTTATTAAAAGATAAGGGCATTAAATATACCGCCTATTGTGCTGGACCCCTACCAGATCACTTTTCTTTCTTGCCTTATTTTTCCGAAATTATTACGGATAAAAGTCTATTAAAACTCGCTAATTATGATCTAATTGTTAGTTTGGATTGTGGTAGTGTTAAAAGAACAAATTTATTAGAGGAGATAAACGCGCGTTTGGACGGACAGTTTTTTATGGAAATAGATCATCATACTTCTGAGGAGGGTTTAAGTGATTTTGTCCTACGTGATCCCCTGGCTGCTTCCACCACTGAAATTCTTGAGCAGATAATTAAAGCTGCCGGCTATGTTCCTTCCCCTCCCTTAGCTCGTTGTCTTTTAACTGGTCTGGTTACTGATACCGGTGGTTTTATTTATCCGGCTACCAGCCGACAAACCATGTTCGCTGCTTCCCAGATGCTTTCACGGGGTGCCAATGTTTTTAAAATTATGGACAATACTTGGCGCACTAAATCTTTACCGGATTTGCGTCTTTGGGGCCTGGCTTTAGCTCGTCTAAGTGTTAACCCTCTTTATAATCTGGCTTTTACGGTAATTACCGAAGAAGACATGAAAGAGACGGGTGCTGATCATGAAGCTATTTCAGGTTTGGCTGGTTTTATTACTTCTTCTCCTGAGTTTGCCGCTGTTTTGGTCTTACACGAAGAAGATGGTTTCGTCCGGGGTAGTTTACGTACCACCAGAGACGATGTTGATGTCTCGGCTTTAGCTAAGCTCTTTGGCGGCGGCGGTCATACCAAAGCTTCGGGCTTTAGTATAGCTGGAAGACTTAAACTTACTCCAAAAGGCTGGACACTTGAAAAATAA
- a CDS encoding ribosome-binding factor A: MSRLDQVNSAMQRELSLALARQAIFPKALVTVISVVCTPDLRWANVRVSVLPEKYNGTVLTELRQKTGQLSESLRRRLVFKRLPKINWLIDSTASRASELDKVFKEVEESEQDKKKGSTENSELGGIENQETKKTDD, encoded by the coding sequence ATGTCTCGTCTTGATCAAGTAAATTCCGCCATGCAGCGGGAGCTTTCTTTAGCTCTAGCTCGACAGGCGATTTTCCCTAAAGCTTTAGTAACGGTTATTAGCGTTGTTTGTACGCCGGATTTGCGTTGGGCTAATGTTAGAGTTTCTGTTTTACCGGAAAAATACAATGGTACGGTTTTAACCGAACTAAGACAAAAAACCGGACAACTTTCCGAAAGCCTGCGTCGTCGTTTAGTTTTTAAGCGCTTACCTAAAATTAACTGGCTAATTGATTCCACCGCTAGTCGCGCTTCTGAGCTTGATAAAGTTTTTAAAGAGGTTGAAGAAAGTGAACAAGATAAAAAGAAGGGAAGTACGGAAAATAGCGAGTTGGGAGGCATAGAAAACCAAGAGACTAAAAAGACGGATGATTAA
- the infB gene encoding translation initiation factor IF-2, with protein MNISELARILKIPPQELRDNLPKLGFDIGQKAIKIDNHTANKIIRSWSVLSRRLASRRAPEEKVKLTAPPEVTSITVPPFITVKDFAALVKLPINKILAELMKNNIFASLNEKIDFDTASVIGADLGVEVEALGEEEAIGQDLNESAQEKIKASLVGEGENLDVVSRAPVIVIMGHVDHGKTKLLDTIRHSNVTASEAGGITQHIGAYQIIHKDQPITFIDTPGHEAFTAMRNRGAKVADIAVLVVAADDGVKPQTVEAYRIIEAAKLPFLVAINKIDKSEANLDKTKQELSSKLNIIPEDWGGKIVCVPLSALNGEGVNDLLDMILLVAEVQAETLKANPKVSALGTVIESRLDKSEGPTATVLVQNGTLSVGDSIIFNGFAAGKVRALKDHTGAMIDKALPGSPAKLIGLKMVPSVGDILEVGVGQKGLKQYKLEKTVAAVNTGNEEEKEETGEAINFIIKSDTLGSGEAIENSLSKIDSQGVRLKIVSKGLGNIAEGDIERAEAGSCRVIGFNVKLSPKAEILARDKQVAVKLYKIIYDLISDVKKEIQELVKPEVERIDLGRLKVLQIFRTESGKQIIGGKVLDGLLKPGAFVELMRNKEMIGQGQAPTLQSGKIDVDQVEAGSECGVLYEGKVPVEVDDILVYYEEKKITRKVQ; from the coding sequence ATGAATATATCAGAGTTAGCGCGTATTTTAAAGATCCCTCCCCAAGAGCTTCGGGATAACTTACCGAAGCTTGGTTTTGATATTGGGCAAAAAGCCATTAAGATAGATAACCATACTGCTAATAAAATAATCAGGAGTTGGAGTGTTTTATCTAGGCGTTTAGCCAGTCGTCGTGCGCCAGAAGAAAAAGTTAAGTTAACTGCTCCACCCGAAGTTACTAGTATCACTGTACCGCCCTTTATTACGGTTAAAGATTTTGCTGCTTTGGTTAAATTACCAATTAACAAGATTTTGGCCGAGCTAATGAAAAATAACATCTTTGCTTCTTTAAACGAAAAGATAGATTTTGACACCGCTTCGGTTATTGGTGCGGATCTGGGTGTGGAAGTTGAGGCTTTGGGTGAAGAAGAAGCTATTGGACAAGATCTTAATGAATCTGCCCAGGAAAAAATTAAAGCCAGCTTAGTTGGAGAAGGCGAAAATCTGGATGTTGTTTCTCGTGCACCAGTGATAGTTATCATGGGTCATGTTGATCACGGAAAAACCAAATTATTGGACACCATTCGTCATAGTAATGTTACAGCTTCCGAAGCCGGTGGTATTACCCAACACATTGGTGCCTACCAAATTATTCATAAAGATCAGCCCATTACTTTTATTGACACTCCCGGACACGAGGCTTTTACAGCCATGCGTAACCGTGGAGCCAAAGTGGCGGACATTGCCGTTTTAGTGGTAGCCGCCGATGATGGAGTTAAACCGCAAACCGTTGAAGCTTATCGTATTATTGAAGCCGCTAAACTTCCCTTTTTAGTAGCTATTAACAAAATAGATAAAAGCGAAGCTAATTTAGATAAAACCAAACAAGAATTGTCTTCTAAATTAAATATCATTCCCGAAGACTGGGGTGGTAAAATAGTTTGTGTGCCTTTGTCTGCTTTAAACGGTGAGGGAGTTAACGATCTTTTAGATATGATTCTTTTAGTAGCTGAAGTGCAAGCGGAAACCCTTAAAGCCAATCCCAAAGTTTCAGCTTTGGGTACTGTTATTGAATCTCGTTTGGACAAAAGCGAAGGTCCAACCGCTACCGTACTGGTACAAAACGGCACCCTGTCCGTAGGGGATAGTATTATTTTTAACGGTTTTGCTGCCGGTAAAGTAAGAGCCTTAAAAGATCACACCGGAGCCATGATAGATAAAGCTTTACCTGGTTCTCCGGCTAAACTAATCGGCCTTAAAATGGTACCTTCAGTGGGAGACATCTTGGAAGTAGGTGTCGGACAAAAAGGGCTTAAGCAATACAAGTTGGAAAAGACCGTTGCGGCGGTTAATACCGGTAATGAAGAAGAAAAAGAAGAAACCGGTGAAGCCATTAATTTTATAATTAAGAGTGACACTTTGGGTTCTGGTGAAGCTATTGAAAACTCCTTATCTAAGATAGACAGCCAAGGAGTTCGTTTAAAGATTGTTAGTAAAGGACTTGGTAATATTGCCGAAGGAGATATTGAAAGAGCTGAGGCTGGTAGTTGCCGAGTGATCGGTTTTAACGTCAAGCTTTCTCCTAAGGCTGAAATTCTAGCTAGAGACAAGCAAGTGGCGGTTAAACTTTATAAAATAATTTACGACTTAATTAGTGATGTTAAAAAAGAGATTCAAGAATTGGTTAAGCCAGAAGTAGAACGTATTGATTTAGGTAGACTTAAGGTACTGCAAATTTTCAGGACAGAGTCTGGTAAACAGATTATCGGGGGTAAGGTTTTGGACGGCCTTTTAAAACCAGGTGCTTTTGTTGAACTTATGCGTAATAAGGAAATGATCGGCCAAGGTCAGGCTCCGACTTTGCAAAGTGGTAAAATAGACGTGGATCAGGTGGAAGCCGGTAGCGAATGTGGTGTGCTTTATGAAGGTAAGGTTCCGGTAGAAGTGGATGATATTCTGGTTTATTACGAAGAAAAAAAGATTACCAGAAAGGTACAATAA
- a CDS encoding reverse transcriptase domain-containing protein: protein MEKINVPYSGFKLLMDLTEYKDPFELREIISEAESSYTIASIKKRSGGIRKLSIPSDDLKEFQGRFLRMFLRRIEKRGLLDEDLTAGKSKGPIVNAHIHNFLYMGNVIKIDLKDAYTSVKDSVIIDALRSILVNEVNECRELAKKRAEKRISFKNYPRPPILSNRKVPWFRWLIRQEGKEYLINTYIEDFLSELKPLITNEGCLPQGPPTSPFLMALVLTHLNVINDIKRFLSENTKGKCLVTIYADDIVISSSSDQRDKINEIIEIIESNGILKVNKEKTRVYSKKRGGALITGLRVSEQNVSGEKLSSLINTMKKKSVRKKARQNLEQNKSFKVSSVGFPKKIIKKVRGIINRAIYDKTLTNTAKGYISLARGVYKNQTMPNQLKKVISKFENNKATS, encoded by the coding sequence ATGGAAAAAATTAATGTTCCGTACAGTGGATTCAAATTACTCATGGATCTTACGGAATATAAAGATCCATTTGAGTTAAGGGAAATAATTTCCGAGGCAGAATCAAGTTACACAATCGCCTCAATAAAAAAAAGATCTGGGGGAATAAGAAAATTATCAATCCCATCAGATGATTTAAAAGAATTCCAAGGAAGATTCTTAAGAATGTTCTTAAGAAGAATTGAAAAAAGAGGACTGTTGGATGAAGATTTAACCGCCGGTAAAAGCAAGGGGCCAATAGTAAATGCTCATATACATAATTTTTTATACATGGGCAATGTAATTAAGATTGACCTTAAAGATGCCTATACTTCGGTCAAAGACTCGGTAATAATAGATGCCCTAAGAAGCATCTTGGTAAACGAGGTAAATGAATGTCGAGAACTAGCGAAAAAAAGAGCTGAGAAAAGAATTTCATTCAAAAACTATCCAAGACCCCCTATACTCTCCAATAGAAAGGTGCCGTGGTTTAGATGGCTTATCAGACAAGAAGGTAAAGAGTATTTGATCAATACATATATAGAAGACTTCTTATCCGAGTTAAAACCTCTAATTACCAACGAGGGTTGTTTACCACAAGGTCCACCCACTTCTCCTTTTTTAATGGCTCTGGTACTTACCCATCTTAATGTTATCAATGACATAAAAAGATTCCTTTCTGAGAATACAAAAGGCAAATGCCTTGTAACAATATATGCTGATGACATTGTTATATCATCAAGTAGCGACCAACGAGACAAGATAAATGAGATAATAGAAATTATTGAGTCAAACGGAATCCTAAAAGTTAATAAGGAAAAAACAAGGGTATACTCCAAAAAAAGAGGGGGTGCCCTAATAACTGGTTTAAGAGTCAGTGAACAAAATGTCTCCGGAGAAAAGCTTTCTTCTTTGATTAACACTATGAAGAAAAAATCTGTCAGGAAAAAAGCTAGACAAAATCTTGAGCAAAATAAATCTTTTAAAGTTAGTTCAGTTGGCTTTCCCAAAAAAATCATAAAAAAAGTCAGAGGAATAATCAACAGGGCAATTTATGATAAAACTCTTACCAACACAGCAAAAGGCTATATCAGTTTAGCCCGAGGAGTTTATAAAAATCAGACTATGCCCAACCAACTGAAAAAAGTCATTTCAAAATTTGAAAACAATAAAGCCACCTCTTAA
- a CDS encoding Fic family protein, producing MKNITQKFDLRIKNPEPHIVTLLAEIDGIRGEFKSGLRMTPQAITSLKRSVIITSAGSSTRIEGAKLTDKQVEKVMQGLSVSKFSDRDSQEVQGYLEVLQNVFDSFQTLPLRESMITSLHNQLLKYSRKDDTHRGGYKKKENTVGVLGPDGQVTKIIFETTPAFLTGKEMGELIDWTTDAFEKNRFHPLLLIANFIIEFLKIHPFEDGNGRLSRVLTNLLLLQSGYQFVQYVSHEQIIERRKDEYYLALRKSQETFKTKHDTIVPWLNFFLSVVKEQATKTLSYLQDEKVEDTLSPKQYQVWKYLSSVGEAAPGEIAKTTGIITVTVSQALERLIELRLIKRIGRGRGTRYVKL from the coding sequence ATGAAAAACATTACTCAAAAGTTTGATCTCAGGATCAAGAACCCCGAGCCACACATCGTTACTCTCTTGGCAGAGATCGATGGTATTAGAGGTGAGTTTAAGTCAGGTTTGCGAATGACTCCGCAAGCCATTACTAGTTTAAAGCGCTCGGTGATTATTACTTCTGCCGGTTCGTCCACTCGTATAGAGGGTGCAAAACTAACGGATAAACAGGTTGAGAAAGTCATGCAGGGACTTTCAGTCTCAAAATTTTCCGATCGTGATTCACAAGAGGTTCAGGGCTATCTTGAAGTACTTCAAAATGTGTTCGACAGCTTTCAGACCTTGCCACTTCGGGAAAGTATGATCACCTCACTTCATAATCAGCTTCTTAAATACTCCCGCAAAGACGACACACATCGTGGCGGTTACAAAAAGAAAGAGAACACTGTTGGTGTACTTGGGCCTGATGGTCAAGTCACCAAGATAATTTTCGAGACCACCCCCGCCTTTCTTACTGGAAAAGAAATGGGGGAGCTTATTGATTGGACAACGGATGCTTTTGAGAAGAACCGTTTCCATCCTTTGCTTCTTATCGCAAATTTTATAATTGAGTTTCTAAAAATCCACCCCTTTGAAGACGGCAATGGGCGTCTTTCACGTGTACTTACAAATCTTTTACTACTCCAATCCGGCTATCAGTTTGTGCAATATGTCTCGCACGAACAAATTATAGAACGTCGCAAAGATGAATACTATTTGGCACTTCGCAAATCTCAAGAAACATTTAAGACCAAACACGATACCATCGTGCCATGGCTTAATTTCTTTTTGTCAGTCGTAAAAGAGCAAGCAACAAAGACTCTCTCATATCTACAAGACGAGAAAGTCGAAGATACTCTATCTCCCAAGCAATACCAGGTCTGGAAATATCTCTCCAGTGTAGGTGAGGCCGCTCCAGGTGAGATTGCAAAAACTACCGGGATCATAACTGTTACGGTCAGTCAAGCACTAGAAAGATTAATCGAGCTTAGACTAATTAAACGGATCGGACGTGGTCGTGGAACACGGTATGTGAAATTATAA
- a CDS encoding prepilin-type N-terminal cleavage/methylation domain-containing protein, with amino-acid sequence MFLLNSKSRQVRAGFTLIELLVTIAIIGIIATLAIISLSGSRFKAEDSKRLANLRSLSTSLELYYANNNEYPSSLTVGEPLIDSNDNIYLSSVPSTAWSGGSGYSEEYGYASGGGEYALFTYLSQDGPYLQSARGNFKPIHWFNFEEQTASITSLGTVGGNTKLWYGSGPRYGQGKVGNYAASFNGTNDYLHGGAQAPTLTEVTLTAWIYPTDVASLRNIVGGQYNPSNTFRYPAVQSGAFFFHTGASYLSTGPSTVFANQWQHIAITSHLITKEMKIYLNGTIRFDGIASTYSGGYVPAYIGTVDGTQRMFQGRIDDIQIYDSILSEIEIRAIYEAAQ; translated from the coding sequence ATGTTTTTACTTAATTCCAAGTCTCGCCAAGTTCGGGCGGGATTTACTTTAATAGAGTTATTGGTAACTATTGCCATTATTGGTATTATAGCTACCTTAGCTATAATCTCTCTTTCTGGCAGTCGCTTTAAAGCCGAGGATAGTAAAAGGCTTGCTAATCTTCGTTCTTTGTCTACTTCTCTTGAGCTTTATTATGCTAACAATAATGAATACCCTTCATCTTTAACAGTAGGAGAACCCCTTATAGACAGTAATGACAATATTTATCTTTCCAGTGTTCCATCAACAGCTTGGTCTGGTGGTAGTGGTTATTCCGAGGAATATGGTTATGCTTCTGGGGGAGGAGAATATGCTTTATTTACTTATCTTAGTCAAGACGGACCATATCTTCAGTCTGCTAGAGGAAACTTTAAGCCCATTCATTGGTTTAATTTTGAGGAACAAACAGCTAGCATAACAAGCCTTGGTACAGTGGGAGGTAATACTAAATTATGGTACGGCTCAGGCCCAAGGTATGGTCAGGGCAAGGTGGGTAATTACGCAGCTTCTTTTAATGGTACTAACGATTATTTACACGGAGGAGCTCAAGCTCCCACCCTAACTGAGGTAACCTTAACTGCCTGGATTTACCCGACAGATGTAGCTTCTTTAAGAAATATTGTGGGTGGGCAATATAATCCTTCTAACACTTTTAGGTATCCGGCAGTTCAAAGTGGGGCATTTTTCTTTCATACTGGAGCTTCTTATTTATCTACCGGACCATCAACAGTTTTTGCTAATCAATGGCAACATATTGCAATTACTTCTCATCTAATTACCAAAGAAATGAAAATTTATTTAAATGGAACTATTAGATTTGATGGTATAGCTTCAACCTACAGCGGAGGTTATGTTCCAGCTTACATAGGTACGGTTGATGGAACACAAAGAATGTTTCAGGGTAGGATAGATGATATTCAGATTTATGACAGTATTTTATCTGAGATTGAGATTAGAGCAATCTATGAAGCAGCTCAATAA
- a CDS encoding PH domain-containing protein, producing MLKLYRIAHVLPEEEVKMIVHRDPIIALKKVGLFFILVALPAVLVYMMINLFPSIMNHVWLWPAILLAISAYLLFIWLFLFFMIIDYILDVWFITDQRIIDVKQNGFFSRTVSEQYLSRVQDVSTDTHGIMETMFRYGDVTVQSAGQMNKLYFEQVPHPDHIRDLIIKLAHEAAKKSGQQTGPVTSSETV from the coding sequence ATGTTAAAACTTTATCGTATAGCCCATGTTTTACCCGAAGAGGAGGTTAAGATGATTGTTCATCGGGACCCTATTATTGCCTTAAAGAAGGTTGGTTTGTTTTTTATACTGGTAGCTTTACCGGCGGTTTTAGTTTACATGATGATTAATCTTTTTCCGAGCATTATGAACCATGTTTGGCTTTGGCCAGCTATCCTTTTGGCCATTAGCGCTTATCTGCTTTTTATCTGGCTCTTTTTATTCTTTATGATTATAGACTATATTCTTGATGTTTGGTTTATCACTGATCAGAGAATAATTGATGTTAAACAAAACGGTTTTTTTTCCAGAACGGTTTCTGAACAGTATTTATCCAGAGTACAAGATGTCTCAACCGACACACATGGTATAATGGAAACCATGTTCCGTTACGGTGATGTTACAGTCCAGTCTGCTGGACAAATGAACAAGCTTTATTTTGAACAAGTTCCTCATCCTGATCATATAAGAGATTTAATTATTAAGTTAGCACATGAAGCCGCAAAGAAGAGCGGACAACAAACAGGTCCGGTTACTAGTAGTGAAACGGTTTAA